Sequence from the Erythrobacter insulae genome:
GACTATCTTGAAGAACATGACCTGCCGCGTCACCCTCTCGTCGCACAAGGATTCCCGTCGATCGGATGCGAACCCTGCACCCACAAGGTCGCAGATGGCCAAGACCCGCGCTCGGGCCGGTGGAAAGGCTGGGACAAAGTCGAATGCGGCATTCACCAGCCGGGCGAGGAACCGTTTTTGTAAGGACGCAAGACCAAGTCTAAGCGGCCCTTACAGCCACCCCTGCTCACGGTACCATTCGGCTGTCATCTTCAGGCCTTCTGGCCCGGACCACACCGCCTGCCAAACCGACAGCGGCGGCGCTTTCTTCATGTCGCAAACCCAATCGGGATGGAGCATGTACCCGACACGGTCAGGCGTGAGTTTCGCGTTCGCCCCCCGCAGAAAGCCATCAACCTTCGCCCCGAATTGCATAATTGCAGGCGATAGCGGCAAAGCTTTGGCGTTGTCATTGCCCATTGCCTCACCAATCATTTGGGCGAGTTCGGAATGTTCATACCCAAAGGCATTGTCATCCCACGGTTCGTAAATCCGGCGCAAAGTTACCGGGTTTTCCGGGACTAAAGCGACCAACAGCCGGGCAAGATCCTCCACATGGATAATGGACGTACGGCCTGCGGATGGAACCGGTACGAAGCCGAACCTTGCCACGCGGAAAAGCTCGAACATGTCTTTATCACCCGGCCCATACACGGCAGGCGGACGAACGATG
This genomic interval carries:
- a CDS encoding NAD-dependent epimerase/dehydratase family protein encodes the protein MSVIAMTGATGFVGSATLEAALHRAHGVRALTRSPQPAHNRTQWVRGTLDDTKALNELVTGSDAVIHIAGLTNTPNPGRFEAANVTGTANMIAAAKDAGVQRFVFVSSLSAREPDLSAYGRSKARAEELVKDSGLDWTIVRPPAVYGPGDKDMFELFRVARFGFVPVPSAGRTSIIHVEDLARLLVALVPENPVTLRRIYEPWDDNAFGYEHSELAQMIGEAMGNDNAKALPLSPAIMQFGAKVDGFLRGANAKLTPDRVGYMLHPDWVCDMKKAPPLSVWQAVWSGPEGLKMTAEWYREQGWL